The Actinomycetes bacterium nucleotide sequence GGACCAGACATTCCCCTGCACGTAGTCCACGAAGAACAGGTCGCCGACGTACTCCGCCGGGTACTGGCCATCGGGAACGAACCGGAGCCCCGTGATCGCAGCACCGACGTGGGGCCGCGTGTAGAACAGCCACGGGTTGCTCAGGATGCTGGGTGATGCGGGATCCGAGATGAGGGTCTCGCACATGTGGTTCTCGAGTGTCTCGTAGCCGAGGTTGGTTCGGTCTCCCTCACGGCAGGGCCAGCCGAAGTTCTTGACCGGACCGTCCACGGACACGACATCGATCTCCTCGGCATAGGCCTGCCCCACGTTGCCGATGTAGATGTCCTTGCTGCCGGGGCGCTGGGTGAACCGGGTCGGGTTCCGCAGGCCGTGGGCGAGCATCTCGTCGTCATGGGCATACGGGCCGCCGTGGAGCGGGTTGTCGGCCAGCGACTCGCCTGTATCGGGATCGATCCGCACGATCGCGCCGTTCCAGCCCAGCGGGTCCCCGGGGGTGAGCAGGTCCTGGGACCGAAGGGAGCCGCCTTCGGCGACCGAGGGATGGCCGGCGAAGCCAACGCCGTCGGGTGGATCACCACAGGCGTTCTTGGGGGTCAGGTTCGGCACGGCGGGGAACAGCTGCGTGCCGCCGTACTGTCCGTAGTCGGTTCCGGTCCAGCTGGCACCCTCACCGGAGGTCACCAGCAGCGAGCCGTCCTCCATCATCTCAACGCTGCCGATGGCGTGCGCCCCGAACTGGTAGCACCAGCGGTCGTCCACCAGCGACTCCGGTGAGCCGACCATCAACCCGTTGCTGTCAAGGGTGATCCTTGAGACCCGCGATCCGGTGACGCAGCCGTTCACCTGGTAGCTGGCGTCGCAAGCATCGCCCCAGAGGCCGGTGATGTCCCAGCTGTAGCTGGCGTAGATGTATGGCCTGGCGGGGTACTCGTTGTCGACCGTCAGGCCGATGAGGCCGTGTTCGCCGACGCTGCGCACCTCGTCCTCCATGTCAGCGGCGATCTCGGGCGTCGGGTCGTCGATCGAATCGAAGGTTTTGATGATCCCCTTCTTCTCAGCCACGAACACCCTGCCGTCCGGGGCGAATGCAACGTTCGTCGGTGTGTCGAATCCCTCGAGCACGGTGGAGAAGATGAAGTGGTCGGCGGCGGGGTCGACCTCGAGCGTCGTCGGCAGAGTCGGCTGGGCGTTCTTGATCGGCAGCTGCGGAGAACAGGATGCTCCGAGCATGCTGACGGCGAGCACGGCTGCAAGTGCGATCCACCTGTACAGCCTTCGTGGATGTCCCGTGGTCGATGTCTCCCAGCCCTTGACAACACCGGTGGTGCGAGCACCACGGCTGTGAAACCTATGGCTGCGCACGCGGGGGCTGCAACCCATCTTGCCTACCGGGTCAACTCCTGGCGCGGCCTCGACCATGTGAGCACCTCTCCATCGCCACCGAGCAGCACGGCTCCGGGGAACACCCGCAGCCGCCACGGGTCGAGCCTGAGCACGGAGAAGCCCGGCGATTCCGGTGAATCCCACCCGGGGATGATCGATGGGTCGTATCCCACCGGGTCGGGTCCGTTCACGAAGAGGTCCCAGACCCGCTCGCGGGTCGCCATGTCCGTGTGCCAGGTGCCCAGGCACTCCGCGGTGCATGTGTCGTGGTCCTGCGCCCAGTAGTTGGCGGACAGCCAGGGCGAGTTGTCGAGGTGCGAGAGCTTCAGTGGTGTCTGCGCCGTGGCGATCCAGCCGACGAGTTCAGCGCCGTCCCATTCCCAGATGGGATGCAGGACCCTCGACCGCGGGACCGACCCTGGCCCTACCGTCGCCACCGATGCCCACACGACCCGGTGCGCCATCTCCACAAAGGCCGTTGCGGTCCGTTCGAGGTTGTCGCTGAGATCGTTCATGGGCGAAGCCTCGCGCATGGGATGCGCGAGGCGCTGGTGCGCCAAACTTGTTGGGTGACCGATCCGGGCACTGAACCAGACCCGGTCGACCTGGGGACGATCAAGGCACGTCCGATCCCGAACCAGCCGATCGAGGAACGCAAGCTCACCTCCATCCTGGGCGAGGTGGGCACGGGCGCGTCGGTCATGGCGCGTGACATCGTCGACACGCACCGCAACCCGAAGCCCAACACCCGACCTGTGCCCAACTGGGTGCGTAGCCTCACATGGCTTCTCGACGAGTCGATACCGGTGGCCCCCGGTCGGCGCGTCGGTGTCGATGGGGTGGTGAGCTTCATCCCCGGCGTCGGAGATGCCGCCGGTCTGGTGGCCTCGATGGTCGTGGTCCTGGCTGGCGTTGCGGCGGGCGTGTCGCTGCCCACGCTGACGCTGATGATGGTGCACGTCGGCATCGACACGATCGTGGGTGCCGTTCCGTTCCTGGGTGCCATCTTCGACCTGGGCTACAAGGCCAACACACGCAACCTGCGCCTCATCGAACGCGACCTTGCTGACCGCGCGGGCGCGCGGCGTTCGGCGATCAGGACGTTCGTGCTGTCCGCGGTGGCGATCACCGGCGCAGTGGCGCTGTTCTGGATCGCGCTGATCGGCGGCACGTACCTGTTCGTACGTCTCGTGGTCGGGCTGTTCTGACCGCCGTCGGCCAATGGCTGCATCGCAGCGCGACCACAGGGTTACCCTGACGAATATGACGACCAGTCAGAGAGTCGATGAGGCAAGGGCTGTCGACGGCCGCGTGCCCGGCCGCCGTGGCCAGGCCACACGAACCCGTCTACTGGAACAGACCCTCGAGATGCTGGCCTCGACGAGTTACCGGGACCTCAAGGTGGTCGACATCGCCCGCGGTGCCGGCACTTCACCCGCGACCTTCTACCAGTACTTCCCAGATGCCGAGTCGGCGCTGTTGGCGCTGGCCGACGAGCTGGTCGGCGAGGGCCGCGAGCGACTGACCCGCCCTGTCGTCGACGGTGACTGGTCACCCGAGGGTGCATACGACACCTGTGACCGGGTGGCGGGTGCGTTCATGGGTTTCTGGGCCGACCACGGGCCGCTCATGGGCGTGATCGACCTGGCGGCGCTCGAAGGCGACCAGAGATTCCGCGAGATCCGCACCCAGATCCTCAACCGGTTCACCGAGTCGATCGACGAGGTGGCCCGCGAGCAGCGCGCCGCAGGACACCTGCCCGCGGACCTCGACCCCACGGCCAACGCGGCTGTTCTGGTGGCCATGCTCGCCCACGTGTCGGGCCACCAGTACGGCATCGAGGCCTATGGCACCTCCACCGCGGCTATCCGCACCTCGATGGCCCGCCTGCTGTTCGCCGGGCTCACGGGCGAGAAGCCACCCGCCTGAGCGGGCCCCGACGGCCCAACTGGCGAATCCGCGGCGCCTGGTACAGAATCTGACGGTCCGTCAGATTTCAGGAGTTGCCGTGGATTTCGAGTTCTCCGACGAGCACAAGGCCTTCAAGGCCGAGGTTGATGCGTTCATCGCCGACAACGACACGATCGACATCTTCGATGTCACCCGGGAGAACATGGCCCAGATCGTGGACACGCCAGAGCGCCGCGCCTTCATGAAGAAGCTCGGCCAGAAGGGCTGGCTCGGAATGACCTGGCCCGAGGAGTACGGCGGCAGCGACGGCGAGGGCGTCTACGAGTACATCCTCAACGAGGCGCTCGCCGGCAAGGGCGGCCCCCAGATCGGCAAGGGCGTCGGCATCATCGGCAAGACCCTGATCGCCCACGGCTCGGACTTCCTCAAGGAGAAGTTCCTGCCGATGATCCTCGACAACGACGTTGAGTTCGCCGTCGGCTACTCCGAGCCCAATGCCGGCTCCGACGCCGCCTCGATGCGCCTGAAGGGTGTGCAGCACGTCGACGAGGACGGCCGCTCCGGCTGGCTGCTCAACGGCCAGAAGACCTGGACCACGTCGGCTCACTTCGCAGAGTGGTACTGGTGCGGCGTGCGCACCGACCCCGACAACAAGCACATGGGCATCACGCTGATGCTCATCCCGATGGACGACCCCGGCATCACCATCAACGGCATCTGGACCATGGGCGACGAGCGCACCAACGAGGTGTGGCTCGACAACGTGTTCGTGCCCGACGAGTACGTGGTGGGCGAGGTCAACCACGGCTTCCGCTACATCTCCCAGGCGCTCGACCTCGAGCGATTCACGATGTTCACCTACGCCCCGATCAAGCAGCGCCTCGACCTGCTGACCGACTACGTGACCGACACCACCCGCGACGGCGAGCCGCTCAAGGACGACGAGGTGGTGCGATCGAAGATGGCGAACCTGCACACCGATGCAGAGGTGGCCCGGGTGATGGGACTCAAGTTCGTCACCGAGGCCGTGAAGGTGGAGAAGAAGGCCAAGGCCGGCGAGGACTTCCAGCCCCCGACTGTGCCGGCCTCTGAGTACAAGCTCTTCGCTACCGAGTACTCGCGCCGCCTCGCCTCGGCCAGCATGGACATCGGCGGCGCCGGTGCCCAGATGCGTGTGCGGACACAGGACGCACCGATGGCCGGGCGAGCCGAGTCGACCTACCGCTACACCGTGATCGACACGATCGGCGGAGGTGCCTCGGAGATCCAGAAGAACATCATCGCCCGCCGCGGCCTCGGGCTTCCCAAGAACTTCTGATGCCTGCTGCCCTGGACGGCATCACCGTCCTCGACCTCGCCACCGTGGGCCCGGCTGCGCGCGCCTCGCGCATCCTGGCCGACTACGGCGCGGACGTGGTCAAGGTTGGTGCGGTTCCGCGTGCGGGCGGCGTGCAGATCGTGCCGCCCTACTACGCCTACTCGGGCAACCGTGGCATGCAGCGGGCGCTGTTCGACCTCAAAGCGGACGAGGGCTGCCAGGCATTCCTTGCCCTCGCCTCGAAGGCGGACGTGGTGATCGAGAGCTTCCGCCCCGGCGTCGCCGACCGCCTCGGCATCGGCTACGAGGCGCTCAAGGCCACCAACCCGGGGATCATCCTGTGCTCCACCTCGGGTTTCGGCCAGAGCGGCCCCCGCCGTGACTGGGCGGGCCACGACGTGAACTACCTCGCGACCGCCGGCTTCCTCGACTGCACCGGCCGCCGTGAAGACGGCCGGCCCGCGCTGCCCGGTGCCACTGTCGCCGACATTGCAGCCGGAGGAATGCAGGCCGCCATGGCCGTGATGGCTGCCCTGTTGCGCAAGGACCGCGGCGAGCACCTCGACGTGTCCATCGCGGACGGCGCCTTCGCCATGATGTCGCTCTACGTGGACGAGTACCTCGCCACCGGCATCGAGCCCGGGCCCGGGCACTACATACTCACCGGCCGCTACGCCTGCTACGAGGTGTACAGGTGCGCCGATGGCAAGCACATCTCCGTGGGCGCCATCGAGCCGAGGTTCTGGACCAACCTGTGCGAGCTCGTCGGCCTGGCCCAGTACTCGCAGTCCCAGATGGACGACGACTCACAAGACGAGATCCGCACCGAGATGGCCAAGGTGTTCGCCACGAAGCCTCGTGACGAGTGGGTGGACCTGCTCGGCCCCGCCGACACGTGTGTGGCTCCGGTCAACACGGTCGCCGAGGCCACCGAAGATCCGCAGTACCTGTCCCGGGCCCTGGTGGTCGACGCGGTGTCAGAAACCGACGGCCCCTTCCGGCAGGCCGCACCCATCTGGGCCGGCACCACCCCGCCTGAGGGCCCCTATGAAGTCCGCGACGGCACCGTCACCGACACAGCCTCGCTTCTCCAGGATGCGGGAATGGACCCGGCTGCCGTCGAGAGGCTGATCGAACAAGGAGCCGTTGCATGAGCGATGACCTGCCCGATGACGTGACGGGGCTGATCGGCAAGCCGCAGTACCCGGTCACGGCCACCTTCCCTGTGGAGCGGGGCTACACCTACAACACCCTGGCCGCCACGCAGAACGGCAATCCCCTCTACTGGGACGAGGCGGTCGCCGAAGAGCTGACCGATGGGATGACCGCACTTCCCAGCACGCTGTCGCTGTGGATGCGTCCGCACTACTGGGAGCCCGGCGCGGACGGCGAACAGGTCGCGCTCAAGGTGCACTTCGACCTCAAGGAGCGTTTCGGCCTTCCAGAGGCCGTGATGACCGACAACACCCTCACCTTCCACGAGCCGGTGCGGCCCGGTGACGTGATCAGCCACGCGCAGGTCCTCAAGTCCGTGTCGGCACCGAAAACCACCAAGTTGGGAAGCGGCCGCTTCTGGGTGATCGACATCGAGTACCGAAACCAGGACGACGCTCTCGTGGGTGTCGAGTCGTACACCGGCTTTGGCTACGTCAGGGGGGAACAGTGAGCGACCTGCTGCTGTCGGCGGTGTCCGTCGGCGACGAACTGCCCGAGCTGTGCGTCGAGGTGACTCCCACCACGGTGGTGTTGGGCGCGCTCGCCAGTCGCGACTGGCGGCCCATGCACCACGACTACAAGTTCGCCACCGAGCGCAACGGCGTGGCCGACATCTTCCTCAACACCCCCAACCAGGCCGCCTGGTTCGAGCGCTACATCACCGACTGGACCGGCCCCAGGGGCCGCATACGTTCGATGACCTTCCGGATGCGCGACTCGGTGTTCCCCGGCGAGGACATGGCCTACCGGGCCACCGTGACCGACAGGGGCACCGACTCCACCGGCTGTGGCTGGGTGGCGCTCGACATCACCCTCACCGCCGGTGAGGACCGGATCGCAACGACTTGCGCTGCCACCGTGGCACTGCCTGTCGATGACAACGACAACCCGTGGGCACGCCACGGGGACAACTGGACTCCCGCAGAACGGAGCTGAAGATGCTGAACCTGGACTTCACCGAGGAGCAGGACATGCTGCGGGACATGGTCCGCGGCCTGTGCTCCCAGTACGCCTCCACGGAAGCCATCCGCGAGGCCGAGGACGACGCCACCGGCTACTCGACCGGCATGTGGGACCAGCTCGCGGAGCTGGGCATGGTCGGCCTGTTGATCCCCGAGGAGCACGGGGGCGCCGGGTCCTCGATAGTGGACGGTGTGGTGCTCTACGAGGAGCTCGGCCGCGCGCTCGCCCCCACCCCGCACCTCGAGAGCACGGTGCTCGCAGCCGGTGCGCTGCTTCGTGCCGGAAGCGACGCCCAAAAGGAGCAGTGGCTACCCGGGATCGCCTCCGGCGAGTCGATCCTCGTGCCAGCGTGGCTCGAGCCCGACAACGGCCATGGCCCCAAGGGCATACAGATGCGCGCCGAGGCATCGGGTGACGGCTTCACGATCAGCGGCACGAAGACCCTCGTACGCTTCGCGTCCTCAGCCGAACGCCTCGTCGTGCTGGCCCGCACCGGCGACGGCGAGGGCGACGTGGACCTGTTCCTGGTGGACCCCGACGCAGCGGGCGTGACACTCGACCAGCGTCACTCGATCAGCTCGGACAACCAGTACCGGGTCGACTTCGACGGGGTGTCGGTCTCGGCCGATGACCGCATTGGTGCCGCCGGCTCCGGCTGGGCCACCTGGGACGCAACCATGGTCGACGCCATGACCCTCGCCGCGGCGTACGCCAACGGCGGCTGCGACTACGCGCTGGAGATCACGGTGCAGTACTCCAAGGACCGCGAGCAGTTCGACAAGCCGCTCGGAGCCTTCCAGGCGCTGTCGCACTACATGGCGGACGCCAAGACAGCAGTCGACGGCGCCAAGCTCATCACCTACGAAGCGGCCTGGGCGATCGACCGCGAGGGCGACGAGCCGGCCCGCCGCTACGCAGCGATGGCGAAGCTGTTCAGCTGCAACTCCTACCGCGACACCACTGCGATGGCCCAGCAGATCTTCGGCGGTGTGGGCTTCACCCTCGAGTACGAGATCCAGCTCTACTTCCGCCGTGCCAAGGCGCTCCAGCTCTCGTACAACGACACATCGCGCTGCGAGCAGATAGTGGCCGAGGAAGTCCTGGACTGAGCTGACCGCCCTGACTACTCAGGGCTGATCACGCCGTCGGCACGCAGCGAGTCGAGCTCCGAGTCACCCAGGCCGAGTTCGCCGGACAACACCTCGGCTGTGTGCTCGCCGACCCAGGGCACCCGCGTCTCGGGACCTTCGGCAACGCCCGACATCTTCACGGGGTTGCCCGGAATCAGCACTGGTTCGTGGACCCCGTCGACGCGCTCCATCTCCACCAGCATGTTGCGCTGGGCGACGTGCTCGTCGTCGATCACCTCGGGTGTGGTGAAGCAGGGACCCGAGGGGATGTTGGCGGCGCCGAGTGCCTCGCACACCTGGATGCGGTTCTTGTCGGCCGCCCATGCCTCCACGGCCGGGCGCACGATGTCTTCGGTGTGTGACGCCCAGCCCCGGCGGGTGGAGAGGCGTTCGTCGGTGAGCCACTCCGGTCGACCCACCAGCTCCGCCAGCGCCTCGAACTGGTGCTCACGGGCTATCTGCATGGCGAAGAATCCATCGGATGCGTGGAAGCTCCCCACGATCACCGACGGGAGCGAGCTGCGTTCGCCGAGCGACCAGAAGTTCGTGACCACGTCGCCCATGGCGAGCATCGCGTCGAGCATCGCTATGTCGACCATCTGGCCTTTGCCCGTGTGGTCGCGGTGGCGCAATGCGGCCTGCACGCCGATCACGGCGAACAGCGCCGAGGAGATGTCACCCAGAGCGCCGGCGGGGATCACCCGGGGTGGCTCGTCGCCGACACGCGAGTACTCGTACAGCCCCGACATCGCCTCGGGCACCATCGCGTACGCGGGCCAGCTCCGGTATGGCGAGTCGCCGAGATTGCCGAATCCCGACACGGACACGTAGATGAGCTCCGGCCAACGCTGCGAGAGAACGTCGTAGCCGAGCCCGAGCCGGTCCATCGTGCCGGCCTTGAAGTTCTCGCCGACCACGTCGAACCGTCCGGCCAGCTCGACGAACAGTTCCCTGCCCCGCTCGCTCTTCAGGTCGAGCCCGACCGACCGCTTGTTGAGGTTGTTGCGCAGGAACGTCGCCCCCACGGTGCGGCCCTCGGGGTCCTGCATGGAGGGTGCGGCTCCACGCCCGGACTCACCCGCCACCGGGTGCTCCACCTTGACCACCTCTGCTCCGAGCCGCGCCAGCAACTGTGTGGCGAAGGGCAGCGCCTGCATCTGCTCGGCTGCAAGCACCCGAACGCCGTCAAGCGGCTTGCCGTTGCCGGCGGCGTCGTCATTGGCTGTCTCCCCTAGGCGCATGCTCCAAGGATGCCCGACATCCGGTGTCGGCCGGAACTTCAGTGTCCGCTCGAAACCTCGATCCTCCGGGGAACGGCGAACGCCGAAACGATGGCGGTCAGAACCATGACCCCGGCGGCGAACCAGAACGCGGTGGACATGCCCGATACGAACGCGTTCGATGCCGTGGCCACCATCGTCTCGGCCATCTCCGGGGTGGGCGCCCGCTCGGCGACCGCCAACGCGGGGCCGATCCCCTCGAGTGCGACCTCGCTCGCCTGCTCGAAGCCCTCGTCGAACGGTGGCGGGGGAGTGGGCATGGCGGCGATGTCGGACTCGGCCTCGGACACATAGACGCTGGTGACGATCGTTCCGAGCACCGCGATGCCGAGAGCACCACCGACCTCGCGGGTGGTGTCGTTGACCGCGGAGGCGACAC carries:
- a CDS encoding PQQ-dependent sugar dehydrogenase — protein: MLAVSMLGASCSPQLPIKNAQPTLPTTLEVDPAADHFIFSTVLEGFDTPTNVAFAPDGRVFVAEKKGIIKTFDSIDDPTPEIAADMEDEVRSVGEHGLIGLTVDNEYPARPYIYASYSWDITGLWGDACDASYQVNGCVTGSRVSRITLDSNGLMVGSPESLVDDRWCYQFGAHAIGSVEMMEDGSLLVTSGEGASWTGTDYGQYGGTQLFPAVPNLTPKNACGDPPDGVGFAGHPSVAEGGSLRSQDLLTPGDPLGWNGAIVRIDPDTGESLADNPLHGGPYAHDDEMLAHGLRNPTRFTQRPGSKDIYIGNVGQAYAEEIDVVSVDGPVKNFGWPCREGDRTNLGYETLENHMCETLISDPASPSILSNPWLFYTRPHVGAAITGLRFVPDGQYPAEYVGDLFFVDYVQGNVWSVEVKPDGSRRNVPPRAVAYRTNIVALVDSPDGYIYGVDIATGTIERLVGADSPPVADLVASPQQGPLPFTSNLDASGSAQPGGGILTFAWDLDDDGVFDDATGPTASVNLNTNDNHDVSVRVTNESGASSVATETLFPGNTAPVIDVTFTTPMPWEAGAPIEFDIVATDAEDGPLSGPSVQWETLLRHCYEPTDCHSHPHAIGTGTSGATEGPSHGYPSFLELAVRATDSRGQTTESRMDLLPATTEISVTSSVPGVTVLVGESTFETPFTYTAILGDQLEIGVSPKPLVDGVLYLFDSWSDGGDAAHGINVTGDMSLHLTLVPQ
- a CDS encoding pyridoxamine 5'-phosphate oxidase family protein, encoding MNDLSDNLERTATAFVEMAHRVVWASVATVGPGSVPRSRVLHPIWEWDGAELVGWIATAQTPLKLSHLDNSPWLSANYWAQDHDTCTAECLGTWHTDMATRERVWDLFVNGPDPVGYDPSIIPGWDSPESPGFSVLRLDPWRLRVFPGAVLLGGDGEVLTWSRPRQELTR
- a CDS encoding DUF4112 domain-containing protein, whose protein sequence is MTDPGTEPDPVDLGTIKARPIPNQPIEERKLTSILGEVGTGASVMARDIVDTHRNPKPNTRPVPNWVRSLTWLLDESIPVAPGRRVGVDGVVSFIPGVGDAAGLVASMVVVLAGVAAGVSLPTLTLMMVHVGIDTIVGAVPFLGAIFDLGYKANTRNLRLIERDLADRAGARRSAIRTFVLSAVAITGAVALFWIALIGGTYLFVRLVVGLF
- a CDS encoding TetR/AcrR family transcriptional regulator, with the translated sequence MTTSQRVDEARAVDGRVPGRRGQATRTRLLEQTLEMLASTSYRDLKVVDIARGAGTSPATFYQYFPDAESALLALADELVGEGRERLTRPVVDGDWSPEGAYDTCDRVAGAFMGFWADHGPLMGVIDLAALEGDQRFREIRTQILNRFTESIDEVAREQRAAGHLPADLDPTANAAVLVAMLAHVSGHQYGIEAYGTSTAAIRTSMARLLFAGLTGEKPPA
- a CDS encoding acyl-CoA dehydrogenase: MDFEFSDEHKAFKAEVDAFIADNDTIDIFDVTRENMAQIVDTPERRAFMKKLGQKGWLGMTWPEEYGGSDGEGVYEYILNEALAGKGGPQIGKGVGIIGKTLIAHGSDFLKEKFLPMILDNDVEFAVGYSEPNAGSDAASMRLKGVQHVDEDGRSGWLLNGQKTWTTSAHFAEWYWCGVRTDPDNKHMGITLMLIPMDDPGITINGIWTMGDERTNEVWLDNVFVPDEYVVGEVNHGFRYISQALDLERFTMFTYAPIKQRLDLLTDYVTDTTRDGEPLKDDEVVRSKMANLHTDAEVARVMGLKFVTEAVKVEKKAKAGEDFQPPTVPASEYKLFATEYSRRLASASMDIGGAGAQMRVRTQDAPMAGRAESTYRYTVIDTIGGGASEIQKNIIARRGLGLPKNF
- a CDS encoding CoA transferase gives rise to the protein MPAALDGITVLDLATVGPAARASRILADYGADVVKVGAVPRAGGVQIVPPYYAYSGNRGMQRALFDLKADEGCQAFLALASKADVVIESFRPGVADRLGIGYEALKATNPGIILCSTSGFGQSGPRRDWAGHDVNYLATAGFLDCTGRREDGRPALPGATVADIAAGGMQAAMAVMAALLRKDRGEHLDVSIADGAFAMMSLYVDEYLATGIEPGPGHYILTGRYACYEVYRCADGKHISVGAIEPRFWTNLCELVGLAQYSQSQMDDDSQDEIRTEMAKVFATKPRDEWVDLLGPADTCVAPVNTVAEATEDPQYLSRALVVDAVSETDGPFRQAAPIWAGTTPPEGPYEVRDGTVTDTASLLQDAGMDPAAVERLIEQGAVA
- a CDS encoding MaoC family dehydratase gives rise to the protein MSDDLPDDVTGLIGKPQYPVTATFPVERGYTYNTLAATQNGNPLYWDEAVAEELTDGMTALPSTLSLWMRPHYWEPGADGEQVALKVHFDLKERFGLPEAVMTDNTLTFHEPVRPGDVISHAQVLKSVSAPKTTKLGSGRFWVIDIEYRNQDDALVGVESYTGFGYVRGEQ
- a CDS encoding acyl-CoA/acyl-ACP dehydrogenase; this translates as MNLDFTEEQDMLRDMVRGLCSQYASTEAIREAEDDATGYSTGMWDQLAELGMVGLLIPEEHGGAGSSIVDGVVLYEELGRALAPTPHLESTVLAAGALLRAGSDAQKEQWLPGIASGESILVPAWLEPDNGHGPKGIQMRAEASGDGFTISGTKTLVRFASSAERLVVLARTGDGEGDVDLFLVDPDAAGVTLDQRHSISSDNQYRVDFDGVSVSADDRIGAAGSGWATWDATMVDAMTLAAAYANGGCDYALEITVQYSKDREQFDKPLGAFQALSHYMADAKTAVDGAKLITYEAAWAIDREGDEPARRYAAMAKLFSCNSYRDTTAMAQQIFGGVGFTLEYEIQLYFRRAKALQLSYNDTSRCEQIVAEEVLD
- a CDS encoding CoA transferase — its product is MRLGETANDDAAGNGKPLDGVRVLAAEQMQALPFATQLLARLGAEVVKVEHPVAGESGRGAAPSMQDPEGRTVGATFLRNNLNKRSVGLDLKSERGRELFVELAGRFDVVGENFKAGTMDRLGLGYDVLSQRWPELIYVSVSGFGNLGDSPYRSWPAYAMVPEAMSGLYEYSRVGDEPPRVIPAGALGDISSALFAVIGVQAALRHRDHTGKGQMVDIAMLDAMLAMGDVVTNFWSLGERSSLPSVIVGSFHASDGFFAMQIAREHQFEALAELVGRPEWLTDERLSTRRGWASHTEDIVRPAVEAWAADKNRIQVCEALGAANIPSGPCFTTPEVIDDEHVAQRNMLVEMERVDGVHEPVLIPGNPVKMSGVAEGPETRVPWVGEHTAEVLSGELGLGDSELDSLRADGVISPE